The genomic stretch AGGAAGAAATCGAAATTTCCAAGCTATTCTCCCAATTAAAGGAAAGATTTTAAATGTTGTCAAGGCAAAAGATATCAAGATTTTAGACAATGAAGAAGTAAGGACTTTAGTAATGACAATTGGGGCAGGGTATGGAAACGATAATATTGATCTCTCTAAACTTCGTTATCATAAAATCATTATTATGACTGATGCTGATGTCGATGGCTCCCATATTCGGACACTGCTTCTTACCTTTTTCTTTCAAAAGATGAGACCTTTGATTGAACATGGACATCTCTACATTGCCCAACCTCCATTATACCTAATCAAAAAAGGAAAAGAGTCATACTATGCCTATTCTAATAAAGAAAAAGAAGAAATCCTAAAAAAATTCAAAGATGACAAGAACATAACAGTTCAACGCTATAAAGGATTAGGAGAGATGAATCCTGAGCAACTTTGGGAAACCACGATGGATCCTGCAAGAAGAGTGCTTTTGCAAGTTAAGCCTTTTGATGAAGATTCATTAGAACTAAAACGTTTAGAGGAAACCTTTGAAATTTTAATGGGTGATGAAGTGGAACCAAGACGAAAATTTATCGAAGAGAATGCAAAATACGTAATTAACTTAGACTTGTAGACTTGTAATGGAATACAAAGAACCCCTCAGTACACCTGTAATGAAACAATACTTACAGCTCAAGTCCCAGTTTCCTGATTCGATTTTATTTTTTCGGATGGGGGATTTTTATGAAGTCTTCATGGATGATGCCTTAATTGCAGCGCCCATCATGGATGTGGTTTTGACAAATCGTCAAGGCTCAGTCCCGATGGCGGGGGTTCCATATCATAGCGCTGAGATATACATCAACCGGCTTTTACAAGCAGGAAAGAAAGTCGCAATTGCTGAACAATCAACGGATCCGAAGAATCCAAGATTGATGCAACGTAGTGTAGTTCGTATCATTACACCCGGAACCATCATAGAAGAAAATTTACTCAAAAACGTTGAGTCTCAATATCTAATGGCGATTTCGGATAAAAATCTGGATAGAAAAACTTTTGGTGTAGCTCTTGCCGATATTTCCACGGGTGAATTCTTTTGCTATGAACTAAATGATTTTGATGTTTCGATTGATGACTTGCTTGAGGCTTACCATCCAACTGAAGTGATTCTACCCACTCATTTAGAAAAAGATTTCTCTGAGAAAGGGAAAAAGGCAAAAGTTTTTATTTCTGTCTTAGAAAGCTGGAAATCTACGATAGATGAAGGTAAAAGAAAATTCAAGAGTTTCTACAAAACTGATTTCGATTCTGTATTGAGGGATTACGAGGGTAGTGCAGTTTTAGGAGCTATTAGCTTGATTTTGCACTACGTGGAAAAAAATTTTCCCAATCAAGAAATTTCCTTGGATTTTCCAAAATTCCAAAAACAAAATCAATTTTTATACTTGGACGAAAAGACTATAAAAAACCTCAATATCTTTGAACCCAAAGATGTGGCATTAGTTTCCTTGTTCTCGCCAATAACACCCAAGGGGAAACGCCTTATCAAAGATTTATTTTTACATCCTTTGTTAGATATCGCTGAAATTCAAAAACGCTTGGATTTGGTAGAATTCTTTTTCTTGAAGGATGAATGTCGAGAAGCCATTAAGGAACAACTACAAAAAATCTTGGATGTTGAGAGAATTTTAACCAGAATGCAATACAATAAATCTCAGCCAAGGGATTTTAGAAGCATTGTTCAAACTATACAATCCATCATAGAGCTCCAAAAAGAATTACAAAAATACCAAGTGCCATATGAGATACAAATTTCAGAAAGCTTAGTTGAATTAAAAGACACGTTAGATCAAGCAATTGTCGAAAATCCACCATCCCAACTTGGAAATTCTTATTTTCTTAAGAAAGGGATTGATCCTGAATATGATGAAGCCATCCA from Leptospiraceae bacterium encodes the following:
- the mutS gene encoding DNA mismatch repair protein MutS gives rise to the protein MEYKEPLSTPVMKQYLQLKSQFPDSILFFRMGDFYEVFMDDALIAAPIMDVVLTNRQGSVPMAGVPYHSAEIYINRLLQAGKKVAIAEQSTDPKNPRLMQRSVVRIITPGTIIEENLLKNVESQYLMAISDKNLDRKTFGVALADISTGEFFCYELNDFDVSIDDLLEAYHPTEVILPTHLEKDFSEKGKKAKVFISVLESWKSTIDEGKRKFKSFYKTDFDSVLRDYEGSAVLGAISLILHYVEKNFPNQEISLDFPKFQKQNQFLYLDEKTIKNLNIFEPKDVALVSLFSPITPKGKRLIKDLFLHPLLDIAEIQKRLDLVEFFFLKDECREAIKEQLQKILDVERILTRMQYNKSQPRDFRSIVQTIQSIIELQKELQKYQVPYEIQISESLVELKDTLDQAIVENPPSQLGNSYFLKKGIDPEYDEAIQAKEKGANWVLEYERKERERTGLSSLKIGYNKVLGYFIEISKIQAKNAPKEYERKQTLVNYERFTCEELKDIERKILLADENIQEIEKKYYQEFINKVLDHKQELKDVIYHVGYLDVLVEFADVSKKNHWMRPQWNQNKELILKESRHPVVEKFLPKEKDFIPNDVYLNTTTHSLAIITGPNMAGKSTYIRQVALIQILAQLGCFVPAKEANLSIVDRIFTRVGASDNLAKGESTFLVEMLETSHILRNFTEDSLIIMDEIGRGTSTYDGMAIAWAIVEYLTERYKPKTMFATHYHELTSLEERDGVFNLTMDVLESDDQVIFLHKVKPGSADKSYGIHVAKLAGLPAKVIERAQALLEQFEDQKKNLKKNTHLYYQEATKKKRMIKNESQQIEIFDYQFHNNT